Genomic window (Hyalangium minutum):
GTCCGCGAGCGACTTCATCGAGCGCAACACGCTGGCGGGCAACGCGAGCCGCAGCGGCCTGAAGATCTTCATGCCGATCTAGCGCACCCAAGCAGGCAGAGCACCGCCACCACCGACGCCTCCGGGGCTGTTGACCGGGGGCGTTGTCGTGTCCGCAGCCGACAGTGACACGCCCGGCCTATGGACGCGGGGAGGCCCAGGGCGTCTGCTGGAGGCATGTCCGAACCAACCCCCGCCGTGCCGGCCCTGGAGACCGAGGCCCGCCCGGTGGATGTGTCCGAGCGAGTCGTCCTGCTGGACGTGCTGCGCGGCTTCGCCCTGTGGGGCGTCTTCCTCTCGAACAGCTTCATGTGGTTCAGCGGGCGCAACCTGCTGCCGCGCGAGCAGGCCAAGGCGCTGGGAGCTCCGCTGTTCGAGGGAGTGGTCAGCTCGCTCTACCACTTCTTCGTGAACCAGAAGTTCGTCACCCTCTTCTCGTTCCTGTTCGGACTGGGCTTCACCATCCAGCTGTCGCGCGCCAAGGCCCGGGGCCGTGCGATTGTCCCGCTGTACTCGCGACGGCTGCTGGTGCTGCTGGGCATCGGCCTGACGCACCTCTTCGGAATCTGGCCCGGTGACGTGCTCTCCACCTATGCCCTGGTGGGCTTCGTGCTGCTGCTCTTCCGTGAGCGCTCGGACAAGACGGTGCTGATCTGGGTGCTGGTGCTGGTGGGAGTGGTGCCACTGGTGGCGCCCCTGATCCAGCACTATGGCCCCATCCTGCTGCACGGTGCACAGGCGGCGGCCGAGCAGGCCAAGGCGCAGGAGGAGGCACTGGCCCAGATGCGGGCGCGGTACCTGGCGGGCCGCGCGAGCGATTCCTTCTGGGCCGTCCAGCTGGAGAGCGCGCGATACTTCGTCACGGCCATGGTCTGGCAGGTCAACCGCCTGCTCTGGATGATCGAGATCCTCGGCCGCTTCCTGCTGGGCCTGCTGGCGGGACGGCATCTGCTGATGCAGGACGTGGAGCGCAACCGCCCGTGGCACCGCCGGCTGCTCGTGTGGGGACTGGTGCTGGGCGTGCTGGGCAATGGCGCGATGGTGGTGGTGCAGCGCCTGCGCATCGCGGGGCTGGTGGACCCCGTGAAGGATGCGTGGATGGTGATCATGCCGCTCATCCACGAGGCGGGCTACCTGGGGTTGGCCGCGGTGTACGTGGCCGCCTTTGCCCTGCTCTTCCAGCGCGAGGGGTGGCGCAAACGGATGTCGGTGCTGGCGCCGGTAGGCCGCATGGCGCTCACCAATTACCTGACGCAGTCGGTGGTGAGCCTCTGCCTCTACGACGGGTGGGGGCTGGGGCTCGTGGGCAAGCTGCCGCCGTCGCGCTGTGTGGCGCTGACGATGGCCGTGTTCGCGCTGCAGATCCCCTTCAGCCACGGGTGGCTGTCCCGGTTCCGCTTCGGCCCGGCCGAGTGGCTGTGGCGCTCGCTCACCTACGGCCGGGCCCAGCCCATGCGCCTGGCGCCCCCGAGCGCCCCGGAGTCGGCGGCGAGCTGAGCTCCGAGGCCAGCAGTCCCCCTCTCGATGCCTCGGGACGGGAGGGTTCCGGTGTCTGGCACAACCCGCCAGGGCGGCATGACGCCCGCCTACTCGTTGGGTAGGCTGCGCGAGGGCGGAGCTGACCGCCCCATCACGCCGAGGTATGCAATGACAGACATTCCCTCCCCTGCCTCCCTCAGTCCTGGGGACCTCGTAGGCCCCTGGCGCATCGAGGGCTATGCCGGCCGGGGTTCCTACGGCCTGGTCTTCCGGGCCCGGCTCGCTTCACAGCCTGACTCGCCTCCAGTGGCGCTGAAGATGGCTGTCTTCCCCGGAGACCCGCGCTTCCGCCGCGAGGCCACCTTGTTGGAGAAGCTCCAGCATCCATCGGTGCCACGGCTGCTGGATCAGGGGGAGTGGCATGCTTCGGCCGACGCCGTTCACCCCTACATCGTCATGCAGTGGATCCACGGACTGCCGCTGTACGAGTGGGCGCGTCACCACCCGGTCTCCCCCCGACAAGCGCTCTTGGTGGTGGCCCAGGTGGCTGACGCACTGGCCCTGCTCCACCAAATCGAAGGCCTCCACCGCGACATGAAGGGCGACAACATCTTGGTCGATGCTCAAGGACGGGCCGTGCTCATCGACTTCGGCTCGGGGACTTGGAAGGGGGCGCCTCCTTTGACGCAGAGCCTGATGCCCCCCAACACTCCGGAGTACCGCAGCCCTCAGGCGCTGCGCTTCCACTGGAAGCACTGGGACACCCTCGAGGCTCGCTACGAGCCGACAGCCGCCGATGATGTCTATGCGTTGGGCGTCACGGCCTTCAAGCTGGTGACGCGCGTCTATCCGCCTCCGGGAACGAGCCCGGAGGACGTCAAGCAGCGGCTGCAGACGCCTCCTCCCCGGCGCCTGCCCGCTCAAGCGCACAACAGCCGCGTGGGGCCGGAGTTCTCCGCGCTCATCGAGCGCATGTTGGCGGAG
Coding sequences:
- a CDS encoding serine/threonine-protein kinase, producing MTDIPSPASLSPGDLVGPWRIEGYAGRGSYGLVFRARLASQPDSPPVALKMAVFPGDPRFRREATLLEKLQHPSVPRLLDQGEWHASADAVHPYIVMQWIHGLPLYEWARHHPVSPRQALLVVAQVADALALLHQIEGLHRDMKGDNILVDAQGRAVLIDFGSGTWKGAPPLTQSLMPPNTPEYRSPQALRFHWKHWDTLEARYEPTAADDVYALGVTAFKLVTRVYPPPGTSPEDVKQRLQTPPPRRLPAQAHNSRVGPEFSALIERMLAEDPQQRASPREVAEEAMTIARRLGSRANEPLFTVDRPGAAVRCGPAPAVPAAHAVPAAEPARASAEHPKLARALGSCLTALLVVWGSQSLFGPDRPPDSELLVAMPPEASDGGAAPDGGTRALGEEALAARVEPPQLPLLAKVVSTDLPTQPLPGQKRPPCQRNGAKVIQGGCWLLLADVEPPCGFNEYEWQGACYSVMYERPRAPTSDTPQQ
- a CDS encoding DUF418 domain-containing protein — translated: MSEPTPAVPALETEARPVDVSERVVLLDVLRGFALWGVFLSNSFMWFSGRNLLPREQAKALGAPLFEGVVSSLYHFFVNQKFVTLFSFLFGLGFTIQLSRAKARGRAIVPLYSRRLLVLLGIGLTHLFGIWPGDVLSTYALVGFVLLLFRERSDKTVLIWVLVLVGVVPLVAPLIQHYGPILLHGAQAAAEQAKAQEEALAQMRARYLAGRASDSFWAVQLESARYFVTAMVWQVNRLLWMIEILGRFLLGLLAGRHLLMQDVERNRPWHRRLLVWGLVLGVLGNGAMVVVQRLRIAGLVDPVKDAWMVIMPLIHEAGYLGLAAVYVAAFALLFQREGWRKRMSVLAPVGRMALTNYLTQSVVSLCLYDGWGLGLVGKLPPSRCVALTMAVFALQIPFSHGWLSRFRFGPAEWLWRSLTYGRAQPMRLAPPSAPESAAS